The following are encoded together in the Salvia hispanica cultivar TCC Black 2014 chromosome 6, UniMelb_Shisp_WGS_1.0, whole genome shotgun sequence genome:
- the LOC125194098 gene encoding autophagy-related protein 11-like isoform X1, translating to MSSNALEGVVQLGKLVIHIAENGHSYELDCEEYTLVEAVQKFLESVCGIPFNDQLLLCLDMKLDSQRPLSTYKLPSSEREVFLFNKARMRSNSPSPQLEQCDIIDIPDPPAPSSSHNPHPLDDASDPALKALPSYERQFRYHFQWGDAIYSRTSAKIEMCERLLQEQKVQERALEIARGNLDYFYRIVLQNYSDFMKCYSQQHRQHNSLLVNFGRDVEKLRAIRLHPSLQTSSRKCLLDFVKEENLRKTVEDCSSSHRQFENKVSEFKQEFGDLKHNTENLFSGKASFLVKDLELTIKEHQQFINEQKSIVQALSKDVNTVKKLVDDCISSKLSSSLRPHDAVSALGPMYDSHEKNYLPRMQECDRAISNLLNFCRDKKNEMNNFVHNYMQKIAYIQFSIKDVRYKFSVFQEALKRQSDQFEHLKVVRGIGPAYRACLAEVVRRKASMKIYMGKAGQLAEKLAADRDDEVRRREEFLKVHNTFIPRDILASMGLYDTPNPCDVNVSPFDTNLLALDYSDVDRYAPESLVGPSTRSEKHGSPRTSLSMSNEGSLSSEVEGCGVDLPEKYDFQEFIEGSELMEIAGTSKMEVENAKLKAELASKIALLCSMSTELDYGSFDDEKIENMLRNAAEKTSEALHLKDEYGKHLQSMLKMKQMQCESYEKRIKELEQRLSDQYLRGKISADGDESAVSTAKINDNKSDVSGLEEVPHAMEEVSCASSSLKSGVVPDHSKAQEGLGDNMTDSSIMLNPQLDSSMLDLHREKGHLHDREKKDVPLSDVGMALTASNMAVSMSRPTDLLSYETAVQPDLGAKECDSLVVELQNALAEKSSQLENAETKIQELMDDVSKLGRELEIGRKLLDESQMNCAHLENCLHEAREEAQTHLCAADRRASEYSALRISAIKTRGLFERMKNCVLTSGVATFADALRSLAQSLNSVASETDDDGTVEFRDCIRVLADKVSALSRQRAELLDRHSKIEAVSEKLTKELEEKKELVNTLYMKHQLEKQANKEKISFGRLEVHEIAAFVLKSSGYYEAINRNCPYYYLSSESVALFTDHLPSRPSYIVGQVVHIERRIAKSPAPASQQSEHGRDRVDVLMPEIGSRRLGLSSASASNPYGLPVGCEYFIVTIAMLPDTTIHSPTS from the exons ATGAGTTCTAATGCATTGGAAGGTGTTGTTCAATTGGGGAAACTTGTGATTCATATTGCTGAGAATGGGCACTCGTATGAGCTTGACTGTGAGGAATATACGCTTGTTGAGGCTGTGCAGAAGTTCCTGGAGTCGGTTTGTGGGATACCGTTCAATGATCAGCTTCTGTTGTGCTTGGACATGAAATTGGACTCTCAACGCCCACTATCGACTTATAAACTCCCATCTAGCGAACGAGAAGTGTTTTTGTTCAATAAAGCAAGGATGCGGAGCAATTCGCCTTCCCCCCAGCTGGAGCAATGTGACATTATTGATATCCCAGATCCCCCAGCACCGTCCTCATCTCATAACCCTCATCCTCTGGATGATGCTTCAGATCCTGCACTAAAGGCCTTGCCTTCATACGAGAGGCAATTTAGATATCATTTTCAGTGGGGAGATGCTATTTACAGCCGTACATCagctaaaattgaaatgtgtGAGAGGCTTTTGCAAGAGCAGAAGGTGCAAGAGAGGGCGTTGGAGATTGCAAGGGGTAATTTGGATTATTTCTACAGAATTGTGCTTCAAAACTACAGcgattttatgaaatgttacTCACAGCAGCACCGCCAACATAATAGCCTTTTGGTGAACTTTGGGAGGGATGTGGAAAAATTGAGAGCTATCAGACTTCATCCATCATTGCAAACTTCTAGCCGGAAGTGCCTGTTAGATTTTGTGAAAGAAGAGAATCTGCGGAAGACAGTCGAAGATTGCAGTAGTTCCCACAGGCAGTTTGAGAACAAAGTTTCAGAATTTAAACAGGAGTTTGGAGATCTAAAGCACAATACAGAAAATTTATTCTCTGGAAAGGCTTCATTTCTTgtcaaggatttggaattgacaATAAAAGAGCACCAGCAGTTTATTAATGAGCAAAAGAGCATTGTGCAAGCTCTCAG TAAGGATGTAAATACCGTAAAGAAGCTTGTGGATGACTGTATTTCCAGCAAGTTGTCGTCTTCATTACGCCCTCATGATGCTGTTTCTGCATTGGGACCTATGTATGATAGCCACGAGAAAAACTACCTTCCAAGGATGCAAGAATGTGATCGTGCGATTTCTAATTTGCTCAACTTCtgtagagataaaaagaatgaGATGAATAATTTTGTTCACAATTACATGCAAAAGATTGCATATATACAGTTCAGCATCAAAGATGTGCGCTACAAGTTCTCTGTGTTCCAGGAGGCGTTGAAGCGTCAGAGTGATCAATTTGAGCACCTAAAAGTTGTGCGTGGGATAGGTCCTGCTTATAGGGCATGCCTTGCTGAAGTGGTGAGAAGAAAAGCTTCAATGAAGATCTATATGGGCAAGGCTGGGCAGTTGGCTGAAAAACTTGCTGCAGATAGGGATGATGAAGTTAGGAGACGTGAGGAGTTTCTGAAAGTCCATAATACTTTTATTCCTCGCGACATTTTAGCATCCATGGGGTTGTATGACACCCCTAACCCGTGTGATGTCAATGTTTCCCCCTTCGACACTAATTTGCTTGCTCTAGATTATTCAGATGTAGACCGTTATGCTCCTGAATCACTGGTAGGACCCTCTACTAGGAGTGAGAAACATGGGTCTCCGAGGACATCCCTGTCAATGTCGAATGAGGGTTCTCTCTCATCTGAAGTTGAAGGATGTGGCGTAGACCTCCCAGAGAAGTATGATTTTCAGGAATTTATTGAGGGGTCAGAATTGATGGAGATTGCGGGGACTAGCAAGATGGAAGTTGAGAATGCGAAACTGAAAGCTGAACTTGCTTCCAAAATTGCCCTATTATGTTCAATGAGCACCGAGCTTGACTATGGATCTTTtgatgatgaaaaaatagagaacaTGTTGAGAAATGCTGCGGAGAAGACATCTGAAGCTTTGCATCTGAAAGATGAGTATGGAAAACACCTCCAATCAATGCTAAAGATGAAGCAAATGCAGTGTGAGTCTTATGAAAAACGGATTAAGGAATTAGAACAAAGGTTGTCTGATCAGTATCTGAGGGGTAAGATTTCGGCAGATGGGGACGAATCTGCAGTTTCAACTGCAAAGATAAATGATAACAAGTCGGATGTATCAGGACTTGAAGAAGTGCCCCATGCAATGGAAGAAGTCTCTTGCGCATCGAGCTCATTGAAATCGGGGGTTGTCCCTGATCATAGTAAGGCACAAGAAGGACTAGGGGATAATATGACAGACTCCTCTATCATGTTAAATCCACAGTTGGATTCATCAATGCTAGATCTGCACCGTGAGAAAGGACATCTCCATGACAGGGAAAAGAAAGATGTACCGTTGTCTGATGTAGGCATGGCACTTACTGCTAGTAACATGGCGGTCAGCATGTCTCGACCAACAGACTTATTGTCTTATGAAACAGCTGTTCAGCCAGATTTAGGTGCTAAAGAATGTGATAGCCTTGTGGTAGAATTGCAAAACGCCCTAGCAGAGAAATCAAGTCAATTAGAGAATGCAGAAACTAAGATCCAAGAATTAATGGATGATGTTTCCAAGCTTGGGAGGGAGTTAGAGATCGGTCGAAAGCTGCTCGATGAATCTCAG ATGAATTGTGCTCATTTAGAGAACTGTCTGCATGAGGCGAGAGAGGAGGCTCAAACCCATCTTTGTGCTGCTGATCGTAGGGCTTCAGAGTATAGTGCATTACGTATCTCTGCCATCAAAACACGCGGTCTTTTTGAAAGAATGAAAAACTGTGTTTTGACATCTGGGGTGGCAACTTTCGCTGATGCTTTGCGTAGTTTAGCTCAGTCTTTAAACAG TGTTGCCAGTGAAACTGATGATGACGGTACTGTTGAGTTCCGTGACTGCATAAGGGTGCTAGCAGATAAAGTCAGTGCTTTGTCGAGACAACGTGCTGAATTGCTCGACAGACACTCCAAAATTGAAGCTGTAAGTGAGAAACTTACTAAGGAACtagaagagaagaaagagtTGGTGAATACTCTTTACATGAAGCATCAACTCGAAAAGCAG GCGAACAAAGAGAAGATATCCTTCGGGCGGTTAGAAGTGCACGAGATAGCTGCATTCGTCCTAAAATCTTCTGGTTACTACGAGGCCATCAACCGCAACTGCCCTTACTACTATCTATCTTCTGAGTCGGTAGCCTTGTTCACTGATCACCTCCCGAGCCGTCCAAGCTATATTGTAGGGCAGGTCGTGCACATTGAAAGAAGAATAGCAAAGTCACCAGCCCCGGCATCACAACAAAGCGAGCATGGTAGAGACCGGGTGGATGTGCTGATGCCGGAGATTGGCAGCCGGCGGTTGGGGTTGAGTTCAGCATCTGCATCAAACCCTTATGGTCTCCCTGTTGGGTGTGAATACTTCATAGTGACCATAGCCATGTTACCTGATACCACAATTCATTCACCTACTTCCTGA
- the LOC125194098 gene encoding autophagy-related protein 11-like isoform X2 — protein MSSNALEGVVQLGKLVIHIAENGHSYELDCEEYTLVEAVQKFLESVCGIPFNDQLLLCLDMKLDSQRPLSTYKLPSSEREVFLFNKARMRSNSPSPQLEQCDIIDIPDPPAPSSSHNPHPLDDASDPALKALPSYERQFRYHFQWGDAIYSRTSAKIEMCERLLQEQKVQERALEIARGNLDYFYRIVLQNYSDFMKCYSQQHRQHNSLLVNFGRDVEKLRAIRLHPSLQTSSRKCLLDFVKEENLRKTVEDCSSSHRQFENKVSEFKQEFGDLKHNTENLFSGKASFLVKDLELTIKEHQQFINEQKSIVQALSKDVNTVKKLVDDCISSKLSSSLRPHDAVSALGPMYDSHEKNYLPRMQECDRAISNLLNFCRDKKNEMNNFVHNYMQKIAYIQFSIKDVRYKFSVFQEALKRQSDQFEHLKVVRGIGPAYRACLAEVVRRKASMKIYMGKAGQLAEKLAADRDDEVRRREEFLKVHNTFIPRDILASMGLYDTPNPCDVNVSPFDTNLLALDYSDVDRYAPESLVGPSTRSEKHGSPRTSLSMSNEGSLSSEVEGCGVDLPEKYDFQEFIEGSELMEIAGTSKMEVENAKLKAELASKIALLCSMSTELDYGSFDDEKIENMLRNAAEKTSEALHLKDEYGKHLQSMLKMKQMQCESYEKRIKELEQRLSDQYLRGKISADGDESAVSTAKINDNKSDVSGLEEVPHAMEEVSCASSSLKSGVVPDHSKAQEGLGDNMTDSSIMLNPQLDSSMLDLHREKGHLHDREKKDVPLSDVGMALTASNMAVSMSRPTDLLSYETAVQPDLGAKECDSLVVELQNALAEKSSQLENAETKIQELMDDVSKLGRELEIGRKLLDESQMNCAHLENCLHEAREEAQTHLCAADRRASEYSALRISAIKTRGLFERMKNCVLTSGVATFADALRSLAQSLNSETDDDGTVEFRDCIRVLADKVSALSRQRAELLDRHSKIEAVSEKLTKELEEKKELVNTLYMKHQLEKQANKEKISFGRLEVHEIAAFVLKSSGYYEAINRNCPYYYLSSESVALFTDHLPSRPSYIVGQVVHIERRIAKSPAPASQQSEHGRDRVDVLMPEIGSRRLGLSSASASNPYGLPVGCEYFIVTIAMLPDTTIHSPTS, from the exons ATGAGTTCTAATGCATTGGAAGGTGTTGTTCAATTGGGGAAACTTGTGATTCATATTGCTGAGAATGGGCACTCGTATGAGCTTGACTGTGAGGAATATACGCTTGTTGAGGCTGTGCAGAAGTTCCTGGAGTCGGTTTGTGGGATACCGTTCAATGATCAGCTTCTGTTGTGCTTGGACATGAAATTGGACTCTCAACGCCCACTATCGACTTATAAACTCCCATCTAGCGAACGAGAAGTGTTTTTGTTCAATAAAGCAAGGATGCGGAGCAATTCGCCTTCCCCCCAGCTGGAGCAATGTGACATTATTGATATCCCAGATCCCCCAGCACCGTCCTCATCTCATAACCCTCATCCTCTGGATGATGCTTCAGATCCTGCACTAAAGGCCTTGCCTTCATACGAGAGGCAATTTAGATATCATTTTCAGTGGGGAGATGCTATTTACAGCCGTACATCagctaaaattgaaatgtgtGAGAGGCTTTTGCAAGAGCAGAAGGTGCAAGAGAGGGCGTTGGAGATTGCAAGGGGTAATTTGGATTATTTCTACAGAATTGTGCTTCAAAACTACAGcgattttatgaaatgttacTCACAGCAGCACCGCCAACATAATAGCCTTTTGGTGAACTTTGGGAGGGATGTGGAAAAATTGAGAGCTATCAGACTTCATCCATCATTGCAAACTTCTAGCCGGAAGTGCCTGTTAGATTTTGTGAAAGAAGAGAATCTGCGGAAGACAGTCGAAGATTGCAGTAGTTCCCACAGGCAGTTTGAGAACAAAGTTTCAGAATTTAAACAGGAGTTTGGAGATCTAAAGCACAATACAGAAAATTTATTCTCTGGAAAGGCTTCATTTCTTgtcaaggatttggaattgacaATAAAAGAGCACCAGCAGTTTATTAATGAGCAAAAGAGCATTGTGCAAGCTCTCAG TAAGGATGTAAATACCGTAAAGAAGCTTGTGGATGACTGTATTTCCAGCAAGTTGTCGTCTTCATTACGCCCTCATGATGCTGTTTCTGCATTGGGACCTATGTATGATAGCCACGAGAAAAACTACCTTCCAAGGATGCAAGAATGTGATCGTGCGATTTCTAATTTGCTCAACTTCtgtagagataaaaagaatgaGATGAATAATTTTGTTCACAATTACATGCAAAAGATTGCATATATACAGTTCAGCATCAAAGATGTGCGCTACAAGTTCTCTGTGTTCCAGGAGGCGTTGAAGCGTCAGAGTGATCAATTTGAGCACCTAAAAGTTGTGCGTGGGATAGGTCCTGCTTATAGGGCATGCCTTGCTGAAGTGGTGAGAAGAAAAGCTTCAATGAAGATCTATATGGGCAAGGCTGGGCAGTTGGCTGAAAAACTTGCTGCAGATAGGGATGATGAAGTTAGGAGACGTGAGGAGTTTCTGAAAGTCCATAATACTTTTATTCCTCGCGACATTTTAGCATCCATGGGGTTGTATGACACCCCTAACCCGTGTGATGTCAATGTTTCCCCCTTCGACACTAATTTGCTTGCTCTAGATTATTCAGATGTAGACCGTTATGCTCCTGAATCACTGGTAGGACCCTCTACTAGGAGTGAGAAACATGGGTCTCCGAGGACATCCCTGTCAATGTCGAATGAGGGTTCTCTCTCATCTGAAGTTGAAGGATGTGGCGTAGACCTCCCAGAGAAGTATGATTTTCAGGAATTTATTGAGGGGTCAGAATTGATGGAGATTGCGGGGACTAGCAAGATGGAAGTTGAGAATGCGAAACTGAAAGCTGAACTTGCTTCCAAAATTGCCCTATTATGTTCAATGAGCACCGAGCTTGACTATGGATCTTTtgatgatgaaaaaatagagaacaTGTTGAGAAATGCTGCGGAGAAGACATCTGAAGCTTTGCATCTGAAAGATGAGTATGGAAAACACCTCCAATCAATGCTAAAGATGAAGCAAATGCAGTGTGAGTCTTATGAAAAACGGATTAAGGAATTAGAACAAAGGTTGTCTGATCAGTATCTGAGGGGTAAGATTTCGGCAGATGGGGACGAATCTGCAGTTTCAACTGCAAAGATAAATGATAACAAGTCGGATGTATCAGGACTTGAAGAAGTGCCCCATGCAATGGAAGAAGTCTCTTGCGCATCGAGCTCATTGAAATCGGGGGTTGTCCCTGATCATAGTAAGGCACAAGAAGGACTAGGGGATAATATGACAGACTCCTCTATCATGTTAAATCCACAGTTGGATTCATCAATGCTAGATCTGCACCGTGAGAAAGGACATCTCCATGACAGGGAAAAGAAAGATGTACCGTTGTCTGATGTAGGCATGGCACTTACTGCTAGTAACATGGCGGTCAGCATGTCTCGACCAACAGACTTATTGTCTTATGAAACAGCTGTTCAGCCAGATTTAGGTGCTAAAGAATGTGATAGCCTTGTGGTAGAATTGCAAAACGCCCTAGCAGAGAAATCAAGTCAATTAGAGAATGCAGAAACTAAGATCCAAGAATTAATGGATGATGTTTCCAAGCTTGGGAGGGAGTTAGAGATCGGTCGAAAGCTGCTCGATGAATCTCAG ATGAATTGTGCTCATTTAGAGAACTGTCTGCATGAGGCGAGAGAGGAGGCTCAAACCCATCTTTGTGCTGCTGATCGTAGGGCTTCAGAGTATAGTGCATTACGTATCTCTGCCATCAAAACACGCGGTCTTTTTGAAAGAATGAAAAACTGTGTTTTGACATCTGGGGTGGCAACTTTCGCTGATGCTTTGCGTAGTTTAGCTCAGTCTTTAAACAG TGAAACTGATGATGACGGTACTGTTGAGTTCCGTGACTGCATAAGGGTGCTAGCAGATAAAGTCAGTGCTTTGTCGAGACAACGTGCTGAATTGCTCGACAGACACTCCAAAATTGAAGCTGTAAGTGAGAAACTTACTAAGGAACtagaagagaagaaagagtTGGTGAATACTCTTTACATGAAGCATCAACTCGAAAAGCAG GCGAACAAAGAGAAGATATCCTTCGGGCGGTTAGAAGTGCACGAGATAGCTGCATTCGTCCTAAAATCTTCTGGTTACTACGAGGCCATCAACCGCAACTGCCCTTACTACTATCTATCTTCTGAGTCGGTAGCCTTGTTCACTGATCACCTCCCGAGCCGTCCAAGCTATATTGTAGGGCAGGTCGTGCACATTGAAAGAAGAATAGCAAAGTCACCAGCCCCGGCATCACAACAAAGCGAGCATGGTAGAGACCGGGTGGATGTGCTGATGCCGGAGATTGGCAGCCGGCGGTTGGGGTTGAGTTCAGCATCTGCATCAAACCCTTATGGTCTCCCTGTTGGGTGTGAATACTTCATAGTGACCATAGCCATGTTACCTGATACCACAATTCATTCACCTACTTCCTGA